The Phyllopteryx taeniolatus isolate TA_2022b chromosome 17, UOR_Ptae_1.2, whole genome shotgun sequence genome window below encodes:
- the LOC133467254 gene encoding ras and Rab interactor 1-like, translating into MAQQEEPLYDFPEPTQASERKFQGHQRVGGSLRSVSVLDRILLTVPVWLQLSINPATALHILQREPRGTFLVRRSRTSQRNVLCVRLVDDSVPSFVQQFGIREEHSTLSLETSAISFPDLPRLVSFYCVSRDVLPFPLELPEAIAKATSHKELESISHMGIEFWSSQLNVRGPREPPKTQTSKEKTPDSSVSAAPTATLQTASSAPPVTQPESDNQTTIAECDQKSDPNSALFREFCPIETRSPRELDCGSGLGALCFINPLFLQSHKILSKRRLLKRSIKVRVSTETSSLMLPPLAPPPPPPLMPKTTRKCKARKETTLAPLDSQSSQDVHPSSAMEEQVEVKLPSLVEHPTDDSDYLQPSLASTPTVSPSLSPYPAKSVPPLPPKLSRSACNPSTASQSSPLQYQFPSLSPRAPLSLSASPYQSPSSSPEVPFSLSPFFSPSLAQLVEASQIPEMEAREEEGVNEDKGVEELHKEMEAASLDGTDSCSSFSSFEGEAETPQEGNDTVQQTAS; encoded by the exons ATGGCACAGCAAGAGGAGCCCCTGTATGATTTCCCGGAGCCCACCCAGGCGTCAGAGCGCAAGTTCCAGGGCCACCAGCGAGTAGGCGGGTCTCTGAGAAGCGTCAGCGTCCTGGACCGGATCTTGTTGACCGTGCCTGTCTGGCTGCAGTTGTCAATCAACCCTGCCACTGCCCTGCACATTCTGCAGAGGGAACCTCGTGGG ACGTTCCTGGTGCGAAGGTCTCGCACATCCCAGAGAAATGTGCTGTGTGTGCGCCTGGTGGATGACAGCGTGCCATCCTTTGTACAACAGTTTGGCATCAGGGAGGAGCATTCGA CTCTGTCTCTGGAGACGTCAGCGATCAGCTTTCCAGACCTCCCGAGACTCGTTTCATTCTATTGTGTCAGCAG AGATGTATTGCCCTTCCCTCTGGAGCTTCCTGAGGCCATCGCTAAAGCAACCTCCCACAAAGAGCTTGAGTCCATCTCTCACATGGGAATAG AATTCTGGAGCTCACAGCTCAACGTCCGAGGGCCGCGGGAGCCCCCGAAGACCCAGACAAGCAAGGAGAAGACACCAGACTCTTCAGTCTCAGCGGCACCCACTGCTACCCTGCAAACAGCCTCTTCAGCGCCACCTGTTACGCAGCCCGAATCGGACAACCAGACGACTATCGCTGAATGTGACCAAAAATCTGACCCGAATTCCGCCCTGTTTCGCGAGTTCTGTCCAATTGAGACGCGCAGCCCCAGGGAGCTGGACTGCGGCTCAGGCCTGGGGGCGCTCTGCTTCATCAATCCCCTTTTCTTGCAGTCTCACAAAATCTTGTCCAAACGCCGCCTCTTGAAACGTAGCATCAAGGTGCGGGTATCCACCGAGACGTCCAGCCTGATGTTGCCCCCGCTCGCTCCACCGCCCCCGCCCCCTCTTATGCCCAAAACTACAAGAAAGTGTAAAGCCCGGAAAGAGACTACACTCGCACCCCTGGACTCCCAGTCATCACAAGATGTCCACCCCTCATCTGCAATGGAGGAACAAGTGGAGGTCAAACTCCCGTCATTGGTGGAGCATCCTACCGATGACTCAGACTACCTGCAGCCGTCCTTAGCCAGCACACCCACCGTCTCTCCCTCACTCTCTCCTTATCCAGCCAAATCGGTTCCACCACTTCCCCCCAAACTGTCTCGCAGTGCTTGCAACCCTTCTACTGCTTCCCAATCCAGCCCCTTGCAATATCAATTTCCATCTCTTTCACCCAGGGCTCCCCTTTCCCTCTCTGCCTCCCCCTATCAGTCCCCATCTTCCTCCCCTGAGGTGCCCTTCTCTCTCTCGCCCTTCTTCTCGCCTTCCTTGGCTCAGCTGGTGGAGGCCAGTCAAATACCGGAAATGGAAGCCAGGGAGGAAGAGGGAGTAAATGAGGATAAGGGAGTGGAGGAATTACACAAAGAAATGGAAGCTGCCTCTCTGGATGGCACAGATAGCTGTAGTTCCTTCAGTAGTTTTGAGGGGGAGGCAGAGACCCCACAAGAAGGTAATGACACTGTCCAGCAAACAGCATCTTAG
- the dpp3 gene encoding dipeptidyl peptidase 3 — protein MVDSQYFLPNDIGISALDCAEAFRLLSPQEKMYAHYLSRASWYGGLAVLLQTSPESPVIFVLLQRIFRKQSPAQLEAVATAAGLSSEEYQAFLVYAAGLYANMGNYKSFGDSKFVPNLPKDKLDALVRASQAFQEDPTETGALWDSCSCLIYSLKDKQKQLGLGDKGITTYFSGNCCMEDAELAQKFLDSKKLSAYNTRLFKRENGEKTCYEVRLASAVKKDTTVDGECESCCGCFDFEGKEFSVKRGDYAPLMERVCYYLQKAQAHGANENQKKMLEEYRQSFTLGSVEAHKEASRYWIKDKGPIVESYIGFIESYRDPFGSRGEFEGFVAVVNKAMSERFAKLVSSAEVLLPELPWPREFEKDTFLKPDFTSLDVLTFAGSGIPAGINIPNYDDIRQSEGFKNVSLGNVLAVAYSTNKEKLTFLEEDDKDLFVKWKSPSFEVQVGLHELLGHGSGKLFVQDNKGNFNFEQSKVINPETGELVSSWYQDNETWDSKFSTLASSYEECRAECVGLYLSLNKKVISIFGHEGQDAEDVVYVNWLSMVRGGLLGLEFYTPKSKTWRQAHMQARFVILCVLLEAGEDLVGLKEVTGADGKPDARITLDRSKIHTVGKEAIHRFLCKLQVFKSTADVEKGRALYEGYSTVNEGGAHNFLRLRDTVLLRKEDRKMFVQANTKISEESVELVEYESSTSGLIQSFVERFQDNDKLEADLLELSRVDSSCWC, from the exons ATGGTGGACTCCCAGTACTTCCTACCAAATGACATCGGCATCTCTGCTCTCGACTGCGCCGAGGCTTTTCGCTTGCTCTCCCCGCAGGAGAAGATGTATGCCCACTACCTGTCACGCGCTTCCTG GTATGGAGGCCTCGCTGTGCTCCTGCAAACATCCCCGGAGTCGCCAGTCATCTTCGTCCTGCTGCAGAGGATCTTCCGAAAGCAGTCACCTGCGCAGCTGGAAGCTGTAGCGACAGCAGCCGGACTGAGCTCAGAGGAGTACCAA GCCTTCTTGGTGTATGCAGCAGGTCTCTATGCCAACATGGGAAACTACAAGTCTTTCGGAGACTCCAAGTTTGTCCCAAATTTGCCAAAG GACAAGTTGGATGCACTGGTGAGGGCCAGCCAGGCATTTCAGGAGGACCCCACTGAGACGGGTGCTCTCTGGGACAGTTGCTCATGTCTCATCTACTCCCTGAAGGACAAACAGAAACAACTGGGCCTCGGTGACAAA GGGATTACCACCTACTTCTCTGGAAACTGCTGTATGGAAGATGCTGAGCTGGCTCAAAAGTTCCTTGACTCGAAG AAACTGTCTGCTTACAACACCCGGCTGTTTAAAAGGGAAAATGGCGAGAAAACCTGCTACGAGGTGCGCTTGGCCTCAGCTGTGAAGAAAG ACACCACAGTGGATGGCGAGTGTGAATCCTGCTGCGGGTGCTTTGACTTTGAGGGAAAAGAGTTCTCAGTGAAAAGGGGGGACTATGCTCCACTTATGGAGAGGGTCTGTTATTATCTTCAGAAGGCTCAG GCCCACGGTGCCAATGAGAATCAGAAGAAGATGCTTGAAGAGTACAGGCAAAGCTTCACCTTGGGCTCGGTGGAAGCCCACAAGGAGGCCTCACGCTACTGGATCAAAGACAAGGGACCAATTGTGGAGAG CTACATCGGCTTCATTGAGAGCTACAGGGACCCCTTTGGCTCCAGAGGAGAGTTTGAAG GATTCGTGGCAGTCGTGAACAAGGCGATGAGCGAGCGCTTTGCCAAACTCGTGAGCTCGGCAGAAGTGCTGCTCCCCGAGCTTCCCTGGCCAAGGGAGTTTGAGAAAGACACTTTCCTTAAACCGGACTTCACTTCGCTCGACGTCCTCACCTTCGCTGGCAGCGGCATTCCAGCTGGCATTAACATTCCCAACT ATGATGACATCAGACAGTCGGAgggctttaaaaatgtttccctaGGAAATGTGCTGGCCGTGGCTTACtctacaaacaaagaaaaacttaCATTCTTGGAGGAAGATGACAAG GATTTGTTTGTCAAGTGGAAGAGTCCATCATTTGAAGTGCAAGTCGGCCTGCATGAACTGTTGGGACATGGAAGCGGCAAGTTGTTCGTCCAG GACAACAAGGGAAACTTCAACTTTGAACAGAGCAAAGTGATCAACCCAGAAACTGGCGAGCTG GTTTCCAGTTGGTACCAAGACAACGAGACTTGGGATAGTAAATTCTCCACCCTCGCCTCCTCTTATGAAGAATGCAGGGCAGAGTGTGTGGGACTCTATCTGTCTCTGAACAAGAAAGTAATCAG TATTTTTGGTCATGAGGGCCAGGATGCAGAGGATGTGGTCTACGTGAACTGGCTGAGCATGGTGCGAGGGGGTCTGCTGGGCCTGGAGTTTTACACGCCTAAGAGCAAGACATGGAGACAG GCTCACATGCAGGCTCGTTTCGTGATCCTGTGCGTGCTGCTGGAGGCTGGTGAGGACCTGGTCGGCCTGAAGGAGGTCACGGGAGCCGACGGCAAACCCGACGCTCGCATCACACTTGACAGGAGCAAGATCCACACTGTCGGAAAAGAAGCCATCCACAGGTTCCTTTGTAAATTGCAG GTCTTCAAGTCGACAGCAGATGTAGAAAAAGGCCGAGCCCTCTATGAGGGCTACTCTACCGTGAATGAGGGCGGGGCACACAATTTCCTGCGACTTCGTGATACGGTGCTGCTGCGGAAGGAGGATCGCAAGATGTTTGTCCAAGCCAACACCAAAATCAgtg AAGAGAGTGTTGAGCTAGTGGAGTACGAAAGCAGCACATCAGGCTTGATTCAGTCCTTCGTCGAGCGCTTCCAAGACAACGACAAACTTGAGGCCGACCTCTTGGAGTTGAGCAGAGTGGATTCTTCCTGTTGGTGTTGA